The genomic DNA AATGATCTTCGAGGGGCATTACCGGGACGGACAGAGTTACGAACGGCGCAAACATATCAAGTCGATCAATATCCCGATCCCTTCTTGGGACAAAGATTTTGATCCGCACTGGGCAGGCTTCGGCATGGGCTTCGCCAACTTCTCCGGTAGTGACGGGATCAACGACGTAGACGGTGTTTCGCTTCGTAGCGGTAATTCGTTGGAATATAATTTGAATTTTATGGAGTTCAGTTTCCCCTTCTCCCGTTATAGATGGGCGGTCGTGACCGGGGCCGGTATGCGCTGGAGCCGTTATCGGCTGGATATGAATGCTCATTTTCAGGAAGTGGACGGTGTGACGCAGTTGGTTCCTGCTCCCGAAGGCATCGTTTATAATGCCAGCAAGTTGAATATCACCAGCTTGACGATTCCGGTCCTGCTTGAATGGCAGTCGCCTAAACATCGTCGCAAGGCTCCGCGTTTCTTTATCTCAGGTGGGGTGGTAGGTGTGGTCAAAACTATTTCTTCTTCCAAAATCGTCTATCATGATGCGGATGGCGAAAAACGTAAGAAAAAGATGGACCGTGGCATGAACCTTCGTCCTGTAACAATGGATTTTCTTTTTCAGGCAGGTGTCGGTTGCATCGGTTTCTATGCCAAATATTCTCCTTTCGGCCTGTTTGAGAAGGACAAAGGCCCGAAGGTGCATCCAGTTTCTTTGGGATTGCAGTTGCATATTTAATCTTGTTGGGCATCATTCTTTAGGGTAAGGATTAATCATATTGGATGGTTTGAACCATAACATGGCATAAACTATTTCGAAAGTCATGGTAAACTAATCCAAGACATACATCATATTATTTATATGTAGTACTACCTATCACGAATACGTAGTACTACATATCGTCTATAGGTAGTACTACGTATAGACAATAGATAGTGACTACCAACAGATACTTTGCTATATGTAATTAGTTAGTTCTTGGGGTGTTTTGACTTAGTTGATGGTATGAAACGGCTTAATTTACCAGTTGTCAGAGGTTCGGTTTCAGATAGTGTCGGTAAGGTGTCGGTATCTTTTGCATTTTTCCATATAAAATTCATTTACGGCTCATAGTATTGCCAATATTGAATGTGGATTATAGAACCGCGTTTCTGATATATAGTATGAAAAGAAAGACTTGGGTGTTCGGGATTCAACAATTTGGCCTTCCAGCTTGTTCTATCTCCGTTATTAACAAATAAAACACAGATGATTATGGCTGGAATAATGAACACTTTGTGGGACGAAAGTTCCGAACTGGAGGATGAAATGCTGACGCCGCATCCGATCTTGTCCGATGATTACACGGCTCATGACATGACAAAATTGGAC from Parabacteroides merdae ATCC 43184 includes the following:
- a CDS encoding porin family protein codes for the protein MKRFLLIIAACFPAIGLLAADVEPMPADTVIRLENKRIVVKDNGERMKVKVYELTEEGDSIDREMIFEGHYRDGQSYERRKHIKSINIPIPSWDKDFDPHWAGFGMGFANFSGSDGINDVDGVSLRSGNSLEYNLNFMEFSFPFSRYRWAVVTGAGMRWSRYRLDMNAHFQEVDGVTQLVPAPEGIVYNASKLNITSLTIPVLLEWQSPKHRRKAPRFFISGGVVGVVKTISSSKIVYHDADGEKRKKKMDRGMNLRPVTMDFLFQAGVGCIGFYAKYSPFGLFEKDKGPKVHPVSLGLQLHI